Below is a genomic region from Ziziphus jujuba cultivar Dongzao chromosome 7, ASM3175591v1.
GAGCGCAGAGCTGGCTTTGACTGCCAATGCAGCCATCTCTTCAGCCTGTAACGGATATTTCAATCTATGCAACGGCAAAGCGAAATAAAGCTGACCCGGCTGAAGCACGTCGTCGTCATTGACGGCCCTGACGACGTCGTCGAAATCCATCTCATCAGAGTTACAAATAAAGCAAGTGGGGTTCTTTTGCAGAATATAGGAAACTTTCACTGGGTACGAGAATTCTTCCAATCTTCCGTCTTGAAGAATCAACTTGGCCGTTGCCACGTGAGTCGAATCGGACGAACTGCAAATtcccatattattattattattattattatttttctctcgcTCGGATCCGATTCTTCCTAGCGGGTCGAGAGCTCAGCCGTAGAAAGCTGAAAAGCcttattagagagagagagagagagagaggctgtATCGCGGAGAAGGTTTTGGTCGGGTTGGTATATATAGGGAAGAAGAGTCTACTTCGTAGTTTGAACCTTCTTGCCACGTCAGATTTGTCATGTAGTGAagcaattcttttttttaatatatatatatatttttttggatcaGTGGGCAGGGCTTGCCAGCCTGTAAGTTGGTGGTGACAGCTTGTACGTGTGTGAGTATTAAGATCTTTACACAGTAACCCTCGTTTCACGATGAAATTACAGAGATAGGAACTGGGCTCCGAGCTTTTCATTTTTACTGTGGGACTTACGTCATTACAAGGTACTATTTTTCAACTTTGCTTGTACTATTCGgatgttgtttttttttggatgtgtCTGGTTTTATCACCGTTGATATACAGAGAAAGGACTTAGTGATGGAAGTAAAACAGTAAAGATGGGccaaaatggaggaaaaaaaaggtTCACGTCACGTGAAGGATTAGGCCAGTGGGGAAAAAAGTGCTTCAAGTggggtttttttgaaattttacccAATACCCACCATATGAATGTTTTGAATAATGAAATTTCTGTATAGGGGAGGTGATGTAGATTAGGTATTGatgaagttggaaaattttgttttgtaaattttggaagGTTGTCTGATGGAGGGTGGAGCATCCGATCATTGAAAAAAGGGCCTTTAACAATTTATGAGGATATAGAAGCGGATAGTTTTGTTAGGCAGTCATTTTGTTACTATTGGATCTAACTAAGAAGCCTTTCAACTTTATATGatcattttgttttgcttttgcaATCTGTTACATAATTGGATAGTTTGTTGTATAAGGAAGAAAGCTTGGGTTCAATAATTCAAGCTTAACTCATTTAAACCAcgtgctttttttatttttgtacttaACAAGCAATAGATAAAATGCATCTTCACTAACCGACGgtaagagaaaataataaagatgacAAAATAAGATTACCGTTCCAATtcaatgtttttaatttttctggTGATTACCGTTCTAATTCAAtggcttttcaattttttggtgACTTTTTAACAAATTGTTAAGATTGAAGACCACTTATTGAAGGTCAAAGGGAGTCAAATTTGAAATTGGGATGGTGAAATTAGGGAGAGGGGAGTGTTAAACAAGTAAATAGAAATGAGTGAAAGGTTAGTGGCAAATGAAGGAAATAAGTGAGTAATGGAAGggcaaaaagaaagagaaagagagggaaaggAAACGTGGCAGAGAAGAAGAGTGGGAAGGGTGCATCGGTGCAAGGCAAATAGGAAGGCCACGTGGAAAAGAAGGTCATTGGAAAATGTAAAGGGGATGAACAATCCGACAATCGCTGGCGTAACGTGATCTGGGTCTGCCGGTTTCGACCCCCAATCCTGCACCCTCCATGTATCCCGGCGcccaattcttttatttatttatttaattttgaaagaaaatatttttttattatttaattaatttttaataataacctTCCAAAACTGGGCCGAGCTTTTTCTGATTAGCCTTCACTCTTCTTTTATAAACTACTCATTTCTAATCCTCATCTtacatgatattttatttttatttttactttcattCCCCAAGAACATGTGCTTACTGGAAAAAaggtaaaagataaaaaaaaaaagaaaaaaaaaagcatcgttGATGATTGATAATGGTGAATTGCTAAAAGCCCAGTAATTTGAAGTTTACAAAACACCttagaaaaaattcaaattgtcaATGTGCAGAAGGAGGGGAATCTTCAATTCTTTAGTACAACTTCTATCTAAGCATgaaattatgttattaattttagCTAGATAAGTTAATTTCATTTGGCTATTCCCTTTGATATTGTTAAGGTAGTAGTTGTTGTTAaagaaacataataaattaatttgaataataatagtCAGACTAAAGA
It encodes:
- the LOC107424725 gene encoding uncharacterized protein LOC107424725 — protein: MGICSSSDSTHVATAKLILQDGRLEEFSYPVKVSYILQKNPTCFICNSDEMDFDDVVRAVNDDDVLQPGQLYFALPLHRLKYPLQAEEMAALAVKASSALMKNGTEKCGYRRKAVSPVIFSGEDVKSTQRAAAVVGGYEGGLRSGRRRSGGGRKFTAMLNSIPE